Proteins encoded together in one Fibrobacter sp. window:
- a CDS encoding fused MFS/spermidine synthase: protein MNILIYFLFALSGFAGLIYEGSWARYLKLFLGHSSYGQVLTLCIYMGGLAIGSFVAGKLVTKTKRPLLGYGLVELAIGIGGVAYHPLYNLLTGFFFDSEFTAGLSSRGAEIAKVVLATGSTLPIAIAVGMTFPFIAAGLMRKSGAEVSLPMLYFTNSLGSAIGILATSYLLIPNIGNHATLIVAASINFLLAAVFSFIGMTTSPVPAAENEEEIENQNEDYAAEHNLPMPHKNMWLWIAAITGLTSFVYEIVWTRLLSLLMGSSSHSFDQMLSAFILGLAIGSAVSGKLLKKDSLVVLSLAQIFMAFFALCTLYFHEPFWAMMNEANQIFNPTADGYVCWSLFKYALSLLWMVPTSFFAGMTLPLITLILTRAFKSEAPIGKVYGWNTLGSILGSAGGGLLLLPLLQLKGALVLAAVLDFAIGFILLAVYRKKWRHNVMFYVVAAAMVLPAFFVNFDPHLVTSGVFRSYKNMHPDEKIRVIDGKTATISFHESKVHYYVKTNGKADASLSKDRTQPISSDELTQAATAFMPMAVKTEPYDAAMVGYGSGMGAHYLLADPLLKDFDCVEIEEAMMDLAKGFYPYNARGYDDPRIHIFIDDATTFFHTNRRQYDMIISVPSNPWVSGVAGLFAHEFYAKMKRYMKPGGLWVQWIQTYEFNDLMFLNILKALDMNFPYVSLYKSTDEPDIIMIASDEPVYQKGIGRFSTDSVMIKEFDRIHRDPEFFGERNFLFTNKMVSSLLEGVEPNSIFVPMVDNRAEEARFVHSEAHIVQMFDSCEVCWQEYLSPEEYNLRRPARAKAMMENGEDTYKKRGLLAYAEDLLKKAPVADSVAVDSSAVDSAAIENPQLAALESSPEFQKFREEYVEWIRTIPMEARDSNEVYVKIRELVENKAVPQSFADEFNILEAARAKDYAKGALAVADFYDRYEMGEMDQLFLRNCVLVALMAGEPDLADVIYKNAIQRNEEFFAVEKRLIEREIQKLRKQINAAKIGR from the coding sequence ATGAATATTCTCATTTATTTCCTGTTTGCCCTTTCAGGTTTTGCCGGCCTGATTTATGAAGGCTCCTGGGCACGTTATCTTAAGCTTTTCCTGGGTCATTCCAGTTACGGACAAGTTCTCACCCTCTGCATTTACATGGGCGGCCTTGCCATCGGTAGCTTTGTTGCCGGTAAGCTTGTGACGAAGACCAAGCGCCCGCTTTTGGGCTACGGTCTGGTGGAACTCGCTATCGGTATCGGTGGTGTAGCTTACCACCCGCTGTACAACTTGCTGACAGGATTCTTCTTTGATTCTGAATTTACGGCGGGGCTTAGCTCCCGAGGCGCTGAAATCGCCAAGGTGGTCCTTGCTACGGGTTCTACGCTTCCTATTGCGATCGCGGTGGGCATGACCTTCCCGTTTATTGCTGCGGGGCTTATGCGCAAGAGCGGTGCAGAAGTTTCTCTCCCCATGCTCTACTTTACCAACAGCCTGGGTTCTGCAATCGGTATTCTTGCTACCAGCTATTTGCTGATTCCAAACATCGGTAATCATGCGACCTTGATTGTGGCTGCTTCCATCAACTTCTTGCTGGCTGCGGTGTTTAGCTTTATCGGCATGACGACTTCGCCTGTGCCTGCTGCAGAAAACGAGGAAGAAATTGAAAATCAGAATGAAGACTATGCTGCGGAACATAACCTGCCCATGCCCCACAAGAACATGTGGCTGTGGATTGCAGCTATTACCGGCTTGACTTCTTTCGTTTATGAAATCGTCTGGACTCGTTTGCTTTCCCTGTTGATGGGTTCTTCTAGCCACAGCTTCGACCAGATGCTTTCTGCATTTATTCTGGGCCTTGCCATCGGTAGTGCTGTCAGCGGTAAGCTCCTGAAGAAGGATAGCCTGGTGGTGCTTTCCCTGGCCCAGATTTTCATGGCCTTCTTTGCTCTTTGCACCTTGTACTTCCACGAGCCCTTCTGGGCCATGATGAATGAGGCCAACCAGATTTTCAATCCCACGGCTGATGGTTATGTTTGTTGGAGCTTGTTTAAGTATGCCTTGTCCTTGCTTTGGATGGTGCCTACCAGTTTCTTCGCTGGCATGACCTTGCCTTTGATTACCTTGATTTTGACTCGTGCTTTCAAGAGCGAAGCTCCTATCGGAAAGGTTTATGGCTGGAATACTTTGGGTTCTATCCTCGGTTCTGCTGGCGGCGGCCTTTTGCTGTTGCCGCTCCTCCAGCTGAAGGGAGCTTTGGTCCTTGCTGCTGTTCTTGATTTCGCCATTGGCTTTATCCTACTGGCTGTGTACCGCAAGAAGTGGCGTCACAATGTGATGTTCTATGTGGTGGCCGCCGCCATGGTGCTGCCCGCCTTCTTTGTGAATTTCGACCCCCACCTGGTAACATCTGGCGTTTTCCGTTCCTACAAGAACATGCATCCCGATGAAAAGATTCGTGTTATTGATGGTAAGACCGCAACCATCAGTTTCCATGAATCCAAGGTCCATTATTATGTTAAGACCAATGGTAAGGCTGATGCAAGCTTGAGCAAGGATCGTACTCAGCCTATTTCCAGCGATGAACTGACCCAGGCAGCAACTGCATTCATGCCCATGGCTGTGAAGACGGAACCTTACGATGCTGCCATGGTGGGCTATGGTAGCGGTATGGGCGCCCATTATCTTTTGGCAGACCCGCTGCTGAAGGATTTCGACTGCGTTGAAATTGAAGAAGCCATGATGGACTTGGCCAAGGGATTCTATCCGTATAACGCCCGTGGTTACGATGATCCCCGCATCCACATCTTTATTGATGACGCAACTACATTCTTCCACACCAATCGTCGTCAGTACGACATGATTATTAGTGTGCCTTCGAACCCTTGGGTAAGCGGTGTGGCTGGCTTGTTCGCTCATGAATTCTATGCTAAGATGAAGCGTTACATGAAGCCCGGTGGACTTTGGGTGCAGTGGATTCAGACCTACGAATTCAATGACTTGATGTTCTTGAACATTCTGAAGGCTTTGGATATGAACTTCCCCTATGTCAGCTTGTACAAGTCTACGGATGAACCGGACATCATCATGATTGCAAGTGATGAACCTGTGTACCAGAAGGGCATTGGCCGCTTTAGCACGGATTCCGTAATGATCAAGGAATTTGACCGCATTCATCGTGATCCGGAATTCTTCGGCGAAAGAAACTTCCTCTTCACCAACAAGATGGTTTCTTCCTTGCTAGAAGGTGTTGAACCCAACAGTATCTTTGTTCCCATGGTGGATAACCGCGCTGAAGAAGCCCGCTTCGTGCACTCCGAGGCCCACATCGTTCAGATGTTCGATTCTTGCGAAGTCTGCTGGCAGGAATACTTGAGCCCTGAAGAATACAACCTTCGCCGACCGGCACGTGCAAAGGCCATGATGGAAAATGGCGAGGACACTTACAAGAAACGTGGCTTGCTGGCTTACGCTGAAGATCTTTTGAAGAAGGCCCCGGTTGCTGATAGCGTCGCAGTCGATAGTTCTGCTGTGGATAGCGCAGCCATAGAAAATCCGCAGTTGGCCGCATTGGAATCGTCTCCGGAATTCCAGAAGTTCCGCGAGGAATATGTGGAATGGATCCGCACCATTCCTATGGAGGCTCGCGATTCCAACGAGGTCTACGTGAAGATTCGTGAACTGGTTGAGAACAAGGCTGTGCCCCAGAGCTTTGCAGATGAATTCAATATCCTTGAAGCTGCTCGCGCCAAGGATTACGCCAAGGGCGCCTTGGCCGTGGCAGACTTCTACGACCGTTACGAAATGGGCGAAATGGATCAGCTGTTCCTTCGCAACTGCGTGCTTGTGGCTCTTATGGCTGGCGAACCGGATTTAGCTGATGTCATCTACAAGAATGCTATCCAGAGAAACGAAGAATTCTTCGCCGTGGAAAAGCGCTTGATCGAACGCGAAATTCAGAAGCTCCGCAAACAGATTAACGCAGCAAAGATTGGTCGCTAG
- a CDS encoding DUF1538 domain-containing protein gives MLKILLDKLKEAFTSVLPVALIVLVVSFTPLVSLSWKELLVFALCAVFLVIGIGLFNLGADLAMTPMGEHVGSGLAKSRRLLLLVSVCFVMGVLITVAEPDLSVLAEQVENAIYPKLLIGTVGVGVGLFLLLAIFKIVFKKDLSSIIIFFYMVLFMLGMLMISMGKASFVPLAFDSGGVTTGPITVPFIMALGVGVAGAIGGRNANENSFGLIALCSIGPILALMGLLLCSKGDLAYELSESAYSIDANLGMNFFHTVLGVAKEVIVALGLIVAFFVVLQIFVLKLTKTKLMQIGFGIIYTFVGLVIFLTAVAVGFMPIGFELGQQLAAIPKALVVAGFIIGMVVVLAEPAVHVLNKQVEEITGGLVTKRSMLIALSVGVGISIGLSMIRLIYGFPLIYYLIPGYFLSLGLSFFVPKLYTAIAFDSGGVASGPLTSSFILPLAIGACASVHGGGDAILNFAFGIVAMVAMTPLITIQVLGFKAILSRTLRNRMMMRRIQDADDEQIIDFV, from the coding sequence ATGCTGAAAATTCTCCTGGACAAGTTGAAAGAAGCCTTTACGTCGGTGCTCCCTGTGGCATTGATCGTTTTGGTGGTGTCTTTTACGCCTTTGGTAAGCTTGTCCTGGAAGGAATTGCTTGTTTTTGCCCTTTGTGCCGTGTTCTTGGTGATTGGTATCGGCCTTTTCAACCTTGGTGCCGACCTGGCCATGACTCCCATGGGTGAACATGTGGGTTCCGGTTTGGCTAAGTCCCGCCGCCTTTTGCTTTTGGTTTCCGTGTGCTTTGTGATGGGCGTGCTGATTACGGTGGCGGAACCTGACTTGTCCGTTTTGGCGGAACAGGTGGAAAATGCCATTTACCCCAAGCTTTTGATCGGTACGGTGGGTGTGGGCGTAGGCCTCTTTTTGCTTTTGGCCATTTTCAAGATTGTTTTTAAGAAAGATCTTTCCTCCATTATCATCTTCTTCTACATGGTGCTTTTCATGTTGGGCATGCTGATGATTTCCATGGGGAAGGCAAGCTTTGTTCCGCTGGCTTTTGATAGCGGTGGTGTGACCACGGGCCCCATTACGGTGCCCTTTATTATGGCTTTGGGCGTGGGTGTGGCTGGTGCCATTGGTGGTCGAAATGCCAATGAAAACAGCTTCGGCTTGATTGCCCTTTGTTCCATCGGCCCGATTCTTGCCCTGATGGGCTTGCTCCTTTGTTCCAAGGGCGACTTGGCCTACGAACTTTCTGAAAGTGCCTATTCCATCGATGCAAATCTTGGAATGAATTTCTTCCATACCGTTCTTGGTGTGGCCAAGGAAGTGATTGTGGCTTTGGGCCTGATTGTGGCGTTCTTTGTGGTGCTTCAGATTTTTGTTTTGAAGCTGACAAAAACAAAGTTGATGCAGATCGGTTTCGGTATCATCTATACTTTTGTGGGCTTGGTGATTTTCTTGACGGCTGTGGCCGTGGGCTTTATGCCTATCGGTTTTGAACTGGGCCAGCAGTTAGCTGCAATTCCTAAGGCACTGGTGGTTGCTGGCTTTATCATCGGTATGGTGGTGGTGCTTGCAGAACCTGCGGTGCATGTGTTGAATAAGCAGGTGGAAGAAATCACTGGTGGTCTGGTGACCAAACGTTCCATGTTAATTGCCTTGTCTGTGGGTGTTGGCATTTCCATTGGTCTTTCCATGATTCGCCTGATTTACGGATTCCCTCTCATTTATTATTTGATTCCGGGTTACTTCCTTTCTCTTGGTTTGTCCTTCTTTGTTCCGAAACTTTATACGGCCATTGCCTTTGACTCCGGTGGCGTGGCCAGCGGTCCCTTGACTTCCAGCTTTATTTTGCCTTTGGCAATTGGCGCCTGCGCTTCCGTTCACGGCGGTGGCGATGCCATTTTGAATTTTGCATTTGGCATTGTGGCCATGGTGGCCATGACTCCGTTGATTACGATTCAGGTTCTTGGCTTTAAGGCGATTCTTTCCAGAACCCTCCGTAATCGTATGATGATGCGTCGCATCCAGGATGCGGATGATGAACAGATTATTGACTTTGTGTAG
- a CDS encoding P-II family nitrogen regulator produces the protein MSAYNHEVIFCIVNNGFSEMVMDAAKEAGARGGTILNARGTANKEAESFFHIAIQPEKEIVMILVDSKIKDAVLHSLYQKAGLDTMGQGIAFSLPVDNVVGLTPWKPEAIAAAKAAAAEKAGTKDDENASLAQRFTQKMASIVKPSEKK, from the coding sequence ATGAGCGCATATAATCACGAAGTCATCTTTTGCATTGTGAATAACGGCTTCTCCGAAATGGTGATGGACGCTGCCAAGGAAGCTGGCGCCCGTGGCGGTACGATTCTGAATGCCCGCGGTACCGCAAACAAGGAAGCGGAATCCTTCTTCCATATTGCAATCCAACCGGAAAAGGAAATCGTGATGATTCTGGTGGATTCTAAAATCAAGGATGCTGTTCTTCATTCCTTGTACCAGAAGGCTGGCCTCGATACCATGGGCCAGGGTATTGCATTCTCTCTTCCGGTTGATAACGTGGTTGGCTTGACTCCTTGGAAGCCCGAAGCAATCGCTGCAGCCAAGGCTGCCGCTGCAGAAAAGGCTGGCACCAAGGACGATGAAAATGCTTCTCTTGCTCAGCGCTTTACCCAGAAAATGGCTTCCATCGTGAAGCCCTCTGAGAAGAAGTAG
- a CDS encoding outer membrane beta-barrel protein yields the protein MNFKKFSLIASMAMALSMPAFAQEASTDDEWASVPQADDSDSAAAFDSTATYDGSSDAEFANDEEYASAYARYKAQTTKKTEIERQRTEGFARPVMLGVRAQGGINTFFGENSDGWKIGFQGGAGLMLKMNLGIKNLSLVPELTFNYRRYTYEKEMADGLYTNESVINIFIFEIPIIVRYEFESTDFYVGLGLNLGLKLNGSSSFENVSNNGDRTPHPNPDPVMTSSMEIGAGLDLGYMISRNTYINLRVVQCFTSLLNKILVEAQSFQNSSLLTFQTTAGISFLF from the coding sequence ATGAATTTCAAGAAATTTTCGTTAATCGCTTCCATGGCCATGGCATTGTCTATGCCGGCTTTCGCCCAGGAAGCATCTACAGATGATGAATGGGCATCTGTACCGCAAGCAGACGACTCTGACAGCGCTGCGGCATTCGACAGCACCGCCACATACGACGGTTCTTCCGACGCCGAATTCGCCAACGACGAAGAATACGCCAGTGCTTACGCCCGATACAAGGCACAAACCACGAAAAAGACCGAAATTGAACGTCAACGTACCGAAGGTTTCGCTCGCCCCGTGATGCTGGGCGTCCGCGCACAGGGAGGCATCAACACGTTCTTTGGTGAAAATTCCGATGGTTGGAAAATCGGCTTCCAGGGCGGCGCAGGCCTTATGTTGAAGATGAACCTCGGCATCAAGAATTTGAGCCTTGTTCCAGAACTAACCTTCAACTATCGTCGCTACACCTACGAAAAGGAAATGGCAGACGGTCTTTACACCAACGAATCTGTCATCAACATTTTCATCTTTGAAATTCCCATTATTGTTCGCTACGAATTTGAAAGCACAGATTTCTATGTTGGCCTTGGTCTGAATCTCGGTCTTAAACTAAACGGAAGTTCCTCTTTCGAAAACGTTTCAAACAACGGAGACCGTACTCCTCACCCGAATCCGGATCCAGTCATGACGTCTAGTATGGAAATCGGTGCAGGACTTGACTTGGGTTACATGATCAGTAGAAACACATACATCAACCTGCGTGTAGTTCAATGCTTTACAAGTTTGTTGAACAAGATTCTTGTCGAAGCACAGTCCTTCCAGAATTCCAGTTTGCTGACATTCCAAACCACAGCTGGCATCAGCTTCCTGTTCTAG
- a CDS encoding sigma-70 family RNA polymerase sigma factor, producing the protein MDEKIILQKIKEGSREALGMLWQSHSKQVLNLAFRMMKNRDQAEDLLMDVFVQVPKAIQSFRGDSALGTWLYKLTVNACLMKLRAQKRHHELEELNLENIVENALGKQESAEILKDYDPELLQMGLNALPAETRSMLWLKDAEDMDVKDLADIYEMPVGTIKARLSRGRNFVKNFLKERKMYA; encoded by the coding sequence ATGGACGAAAAAATCATTCTACAAAAGATTAAGGAAGGCAGCCGCGAGGCTTTGGGTATGCTTTGGCAGTCCCATAGCAAGCAGGTCTTGAACCTTGCCTTCAGAATGATGAAGAATCGTGACCAGGCCGAAGACCTCCTGATGGATGTTTTCGTGCAAGTTCCCAAGGCTATCCAAAGCTTCCGAGGCGATTCCGCCCTAGGAACATGGCTTTACAAGCTGACGGTGAACGCCTGCCTCATGAAACTGCGCGCCCAAAAGCGACATCACGAACTTGAAGAACTGAATCTTGAGAATATCGTGGAAAATGCACTCGGAAAGCAGGAAAGTGCAGAAATTCTCAAGGATTACGACCCGGAATTGCTTCAGATGGGGCTAAATGCACTGCCCGCCGAAACAAGAAGCATGCTCTGGCTCAAGGATGCCGAAGACATGGACGTCAAGGATCTGGCAGACATCTACGAAATGCCCGTAGGAACCATTAAAGCCCGCCTTAGCCGCGGCAGAAACTTTGTGAAGAATTTTTTAAAGGAGAGGAAAATGTATGCGTAA
- a CDS encoding Spy/CpxP family protein refolding chaperone has product MKGSVKLFIASMFVFACALGFFAGALCFNNKAPAPCEKGMMMPPPPPGFEGKGPHGPQGPGFKHGHGPRPEMSERHQGGRGPKVAPEFLDSLLQVTPEQKAQIEKQRATSDSTTKAIRKQRQEAEKQLREAMEAGNADQINAAKASVLASQSAMLDQRVNSYNALAGILSKEQMEKFRAFHNENMKNVHEGPHGPKGHGPKHGPKPGHEGFPPPPPQHK; this is encoded by the coding sequence ATGAAGGGATCCGTAAAACTTTTCATCGCAAGCATGTTCGTGTTTGCTTGCGCCCTGGGCTTCTTTGCCGGTGCGCTCTGCTTCAACAACAAAGCACCTGCGCCCTGCGAAAAAGGCATGATGATGCCGCCCCCTCCCCCGGGATTTGAAGGCAAGGGTCCCCATGGTCCGCAGGGCCCTGGCTTCAAGCACGGTCACGGCCCCCGCCCGGAAATGAGCGAACGTCACCAAGGTGGCCGCGGCCCGAAGGTCGCTCCCGAGTTCCTGGATTCCCTCCTGCAGGTGACCCCGGAACAGAAGGCGCAGATCGAAAAGCAACGTGCAACTTCCGACTCCACCACAAAGGCAATCCGCAAGCAGCGTCAGGAAGCCGAAAAGCAGCTCCGCGAAGCTATGGAAGCCGGCAACGCCGACCAGATTAACGCAGCAAAGGCAAGCGTTCTCGCATCCCAGAGCGCCATGCTGGACCAGCGCGTCAACAGCTACAACGCATTGGCAGGCATCCTCTCCAAGGAACAGATGGAAAAGTTCCGCGCCTTCCATAACGAAAACATGAAGAACGTTCACGAGGGCCCCCACGGCCCCAAAGGCCACGGCCCGAAACACGGTCCCAAGCCCGGTCACGAAGGTTTCCCGCCTCCCCCGCCGCAGCACAAGTAA